The genomic stretch TTCTTCTCGGGAACCCACATACGGTCTGCAAATTGAAATATCTGACGTACAGCTTCGCTCAAATAGGCCTGTTGTTTATCACCTGCGATACACGAATACCAAGCTATCGGTGGAATACCCATAAACATATCGTCCAACCATAACGTATTATGTTGTGGACGGGTACGGGCAAATGTTCCATCAGCAAGACGATACTCCTTATTCACAATAAAATCCATATAATTATCAATCAACGGCTTAAGTTCCGGTGAATTTTTCTTCATCTGCACCTTGACCATAGCCGCGCACACCGCCCCGGCATCATCCAATGCATGAGGAGTCAAAATTTGTTTCATTTGCGGATCTACAGTTCCATACTTTTCCAATACTTTACGGAAGTGTGGAGCAACCTCGGCCAGAAACTGAAAACGATCTGTTACATATTTATAATAAGCCTGATCCCCTGTAGCCTCAGCAGCAGCCAACATAGCTGAATAAGTCACCCCCCATTCATAACTTGCCAGACGGAAAGCACCTCGTTCCAGCTGTGCATCAGCCGTCATATTGGCATAATCCGTAATAACCTTACCTGTATTCTTATCAACGACACGAGTCGGAGTATTCTTTTCCAAATAACGAAGGACACGATCCATATCGGCCTTTATCTCCTCTGTAGTGAGCATACCGTAAGGCACTTTGTATGCAGGTTGCAACAAGTGTAACGGCGTATTCGAATCATTCAGTACTTCTTTCTTCTTTTGCGCATTCGCACCCGTTCCTGCCAGCAGCAACAGAGCGCCC from Phocaeicola dorei encodes the following:
- a CDS encoding glycoside hydrolase family 105 protein yields the protein MNLKTLSMMGALLLLAGTGANAQKKKEVLNDSNTPLHLLQPAYKVPYGMLTTEEIKADMDRVLRYLEKNTPTRVVDKNTGKVITDYANMTADAQLERGAFRLASYEWGVTYSAMLAAAEATGDQAYYKYVTDRFQFLAEVAPHFRKVLEKYGTVDPQMKQILTPHALDDAGAVCAAMVKVQMKKNSPELKPLIDNYMDFIVNKEYRLADGTFARTRPQHNTLWLDDMFMGIPPIAWYSCIAGDKQQAYLSEAVRQIFQFADRMWVPEKKLFRHGWVEGMQDHPAFHWGRANGWALLTMCEVLDVLPEDYPQRDKILDLFRTHVRGLAACQSGEGFWHQLLDRNDSYLETSATAIYVYCFAHAINKGWIDAMAYGPVAQLGWHAVTTQINAEGQVDGTCVGTGMAFDPAFYYYRPVNVYAAHGYGPVLWAGAEMINMLNKQHPKMNDSAVQYYRTEQKTSEPIFHVMDGGAK